The following proteins are co-located in the Paenibacillus sp. JNUCC32 genome:
- a CDS encoding bactofilin family protein gives MKKKNKKKRASERTDTLIGPGSEVEGVLQCEDDLRIDGRFNGSIESQGCVTIGEAAIARSNISAREVIVAGKVYGDVTAENKLTITTTGQMYGDVHAASLIVMEGGLLHGASRMDQQTSSQEASESIDAALPLKRPEAG, from the coding sequence ATGAAGAAGAAAAACAAGAAGAAACGGGCGTCGGAGCGGACCGATACGCTGATCGGGCCAGGAAGCGAAGTGGAGGGCGTCCTGCAATGCGAGGATGACCTGAGGATCGACGGCCGCTTTAACGGCTCCATCGAAAGCCAAGGCTGCGTCACCATAGGCGAAGCCGCGATTGCCCGCTCCAATATTTCCGCTCGGGAAGTCATCGTGGCCGGCAAGGTCTATGGGGATGTGACGGCGGAAAATAAACTGACGATTACGACAACGGGGCAAATGTACGGGGATGTTCACGCAGCTTCCCTTATCGTTATGGAGGGCGGGCTTCTTCACGGGGCAAGCCGGATGGACCAGCAGACCTCTTCTCAGGAAGCCTCGGAATCCATTGACGCCGCACTGCCCCTTAAGCGTCCGGAAGCAGGTTAA
- a CDS encoding M23 family metallopeptidase, with protein sequence MKTAHRKQRLTLLVLRDAQHSVKQVHLSKPLMIAVPAAAILSIAGLIVSLQIQSAQTISGLEQQLTLKSLEALKMEVTVTDKNEAIERLNKAIIQLSGEAEQTKVQMERVQQLEQELQQFIEKHGSLSGQTSSIADEDKQHVGGEFIAVHENEMLNLARETQDDFENMQQLISRMEQHIPRTLDQAQETQERREGTPSLWPTTSKRLTSNFGYRSDPFTGRSAYHAGIDIAGKTGDPIYAAGAGEVTAAERSGARGLYIVIRHPNGLETWYMHLDSLDVSAGDHVEQGETIGKLGSSGRSTGPHLHFQVVKNNQTIDPLPYLQ encoded by the coding sequence ATGAAAACCGCACACCGTAAACAACGCTTAACCTTGCTGGTGCTTCGGGATGCCCAGCATTCAGTCAAACAGGTCCATCTGTCCAAACCTTTGATGATAGCGGTGCCCGCGGCCGCTATTTTGTCCATCGCCGGACTGATCGTTTCCCTCCAGATCCAGTCGGCTCAGACCATCTCGGGGCTGGAGCAGCAGCTGACGCTGAAAAGCCTGGAAGCCTTAAAGATGGAAGTGACGGTCACCGATAAGAATGAAGCCATCGAACGCCTAAATAAAGCGATCATTCAGCTATCGGGTGAAGCAGAGCAAACGAAGGTCCAGATGGAGCGCGTTCAGCAGCTGGAGCAGGAGCTTCAGCAGTTTATTGAGAAGCACGGCAGCCTGTCCGGCCAGACCTCCTCCATCGCTGACGAGGATAAGCAGCATGTCGGCGGTGAATTCATTGCCGTTCATGAGAATGAAATGTTAAACCTCGCCAGGGAGACCCAGGATGATTTCGAGAACATGCAGCAGCTGATTTCACGCATGGAGCAGCATATTCCGCGTACGCTGGATCAGGCCCAGGAAACCCAGGAAAGGCGTGAGGGCACGCCTTCATTATGGCCGACCACCTCCAAGCGGCTCACCTCGAATTTTGGTTATCGTAGCGATCCTTTTACCGGCCGCTCGGCCTATCATGCCGGCATCGATATTGCCGGGAAAACCGGCGATCCTATCTATGCCGCAGGTGCCGGCGAGGTGACGGCAGCGGAACGCAGCGGGGCGCGGGGGCTGTATATCGTCATCAGGCATCCGAATGGTCTGGAGACGTGGTACATGCATCTGGACAGCCTGGACGTGTCGGCAGGCGATCATGTCGAGCAGGGCGAAACGATTGGCAAGCTGGGCTCCTCCGGGCGAAGCACGGGCCCCCACCTTCATTTCCAGGTCGTCAAAAACAATCAGACGATTGACCCTTTGCCTTATCTGCAATAA
- the cls gene encoding cardiolipin synthase → MVWLLVALITFILQMVAVLLLEFRNPSKAVAWLFILFCLPFIGFVLYFFVAQDYQKRLKIRKRGSRLFQEIRAHLWDRAAVVRRKGDMNNPGFHHNDRLFNLLNHLSESPITGCNQSRVLTDGEETYEAMLNAMEEAKDHIHVEFYIFRHDRIGTKFQDVMIRKAQEGVKVRLVCDGLGSYKLKKTFIQRFKESGVEFYFFLPAMVSMFSRRINYRNHRKIVVVDGTIGFLGGINVGDDYLGEYPNMGYWRDTHLEVKGDAVYFLQNVFLHDWKLASGERIADFGLFPEHQCTGEEQVQILSSGPDLNWNAIQEMCFGAISVAKERIWITTPYFIPDEGIYEALKTAAVSGVDVRIIIPDHADSRLVKMASLSYVEELLAAGVKFYEYEKGFIHAKVLIVDELLGSVGTANMDMRSFFCNFELTAVLFDRLPIERLVSDFKEDLQHSRLIDAEAFRQRGRWQKAAEIMCRMLSPLL, encoded by the coding sequence ATGGTGTGGCTTCTGGTTGCACTTATTACTTTTATTTTGCAGATGGTTGCGGTGCTGCTGCTTGAGTTTCGAAATCCGTCCAAGGCCGTGGCATGGCTGTTTATTTTATTTTGCCTCCCCTTTATCGGGTTTGTACTCTATTTCTTTGTGGCGCAGGATTACCAGAAGCGATTGAAGATTCGCAAGCGGGGTTCCCGTTTGTTTCAGGAAATCAGGGCGCATTTGTGGGATCGGGCGGCGGTCGTCCGAAGAAAAGGAGATATGAACAATCCCGGCTTTCATCATAATGACCGTTTGTTCAATCTGCTCAATCACTTGTCGGAGAGTCCCATCACGGGCTGTAATCAAAGCCGGGTGTTGACCGATGGGGAAGAGACGTATGAGGCCATGCTGAACGCCATGGAGGAGGCCAAGGATCACATTCACGTGGAGTTTTACATCTTTCGCCATGACCGGATCGGCACGAAGTTTCAGGACGTCATGATTCGAAAAGCGCAGGAAGGCGTCAAGGTGCGCCTGGTTTGTGACGGGCTGGGCAGTTATAAACTCAAGAAAACATTCATTCAACGCTTCAAAGAATCGGGAGTGGAGTTCTATTTCTTCCTGCCCGCAATGGTCTCGATGTTCAGCCGCAGAATCAATTACCGGAACCACCGCAAAATCGTCGTCGTGGACGGCACGATCGGTTTTCTGGGCGGCATTAACGTCGGGGACGACTATCTTGGCGAATATCCGAATATGGGCTACTGGCGCGACACGCATCTGGAAGTAAAGGGGGATGCGGTCTATTTTCTGCAAAATGTGTTTCTGCACGATTGGAAGCTTGCGTCCGGAGAGCGCATTGCGGATTTCGGGCTGTTTCCGGAGCATCAATGCACCGGGGAGGAGCAAGTGCAGATATTGAGCAGCGGACCGGATCTGAACTGGAATGCCATTCAGGAAATGTGCTTCGGGGCGATTTCCGTGGCCAAAGAACGGATATGGATCACCACGCCGTATTTCATTCCCGATGAAGGAATTTATGAAGCCCTGAAGACGGCTGCGGTGAGCGGTGTGGACGTACGGATCATTATTCCGGATCACGCCGATTCCCGCCTCGTCAAGATGGCAAGCTTGTCTTACGTGGAAGAGCTGCTGGCAGCGGGAGTCAAGTTCTACGAGTATGAAAAAGGGTTCATCCATGCCAAGGTGCTCATTGTGGACGAGCTTCTCGGTTCGGTCGGTACGGCGAATATGGATATGCGGAGTTTCTTCTGTAACTTCGAGCTGACGGCCGTGCTGTTTGATCGGCTGCCTATTGAGCGGTTGGTTTCGGATTTTAAGGAAGATCTGCAACATAGCAGGCTTATTGATGCGGAGGCGTTCCGTCAGCGCGGAAGATGGCAGAAAGCGGCCGAAATTATGTGCAGGATGCTGTCGCCATTGCTGTAA
- a CDS encoding YitT family protein — protein MSSDVKILAQVKAEQQKPENPKAGSATLKLLRRLVFLTFGAILMAVGLEIFLVPNKIIDGGITGISIMVSHITDIPLGVFLTLFNLPFLFMGYKQIGKTFALSTLFAVLVMSVGTYFLHPVDPITIDPLLAAVFGGVLLGIGVGLVIRSGGSLDGTEIVAILINKRTPFSVGEIVMFINVFILGSAGFIFGWDHAMYSLIAYYLAFKLIDITIEGIDQSKSVWIISDKHKEIGDALTQRLGRGVTYLEGEGAYSGDSKKVIFVVITRLEEAKLKSIVEDWDSQAFVAVGNIHDVKGGRFKKKAIH, from the coding sequence ATGTCAAGTGATGTGAAGATTCTGGCGCAAGTGAAAGCGGAGCAGCAGAAGCCGGAGAATCCCAAGGCAGGCTCAGCGACCTTGAAGCTTCTCCGCCGTCTGGTGTTCTTAACTTTCGGCGCGATTTTGATGGCAGTAGGGCTGGAAATCTTTCTGGTGCCGAACAAGATTATTGACGGAGGGATTACCGGAATCTCGATTATGGTTTCCCATATCACCGATATTCCGCTGGGTGTATTCCTGACTTTGTTCAACCTTCCGTTTTTGTTTATGGGATATAAACAGATCGGAAAAACCTTCGCATTATCCACGCTGTTCGCCGTATTGGTCATGTCCGTCGGCACTTATTTCCTGCATCCCGTCGATCCGATCACGATCGATCCGCTGCTTGCGGCCGTGTTCGGCGGCGTGCTTCTCGGAATCGGGGTCGGCCTTGTTATCCGGTCCGGCGGTTCCTTGGACGGCACGGAAATCGTGGCCATTCTGATCAACAAGAGAACGCCGTTCTCCGTCGGCGAAATCGTGATGTTCATCAACGTATTCATTCTAGGCAGCGCAGGTTTCATTTTCGGCTGGGACCATGCCATGTACTCGCTGATTGCGTATTACCTTGCGTTTAAATTGATCGATATTACCATTGAAGGCATTGATCAATCCAAATCGGTTTGGATTATCAGTGATAAGCATAAGGAGATCGGTGATGCGCTGACCCAGCGTTTGGGACGCGGCGTAACCTACCTCGAAGGCGAGGGCGCTTATTCCGGAGACAGCAAGAAGGTTATCTTTGTGGTTATCACTCGTCTGGAAGAAGCAAAGCTCAAATCCATTGTGGAAGACTGGGACTCCCAGGCCTTCGTAGCCGTCGGCAACATCCATGATGTGAAGGGCGGCCGCTTTAAGAAAAAGGCAATCCATTAA